Proteins co-encoded in one Bremerella sp. TYQ1 genomic window:
- the accB gene encoding acetyl-CoA carboxylase biotin carboxyl carrier protein, with protein sequence MSDSKSTSSNVFNVETVRSLVELMKQHDLSELDLREGDQKISLKRGSQAPIYAAPAPMAAPMQAAPAPAAAPAPAGSGGGEAAPAADSHLVAIKSPMVGTFYSRPKPDADSFARIGDHVSDDSVVCIIEAMKVFNEIKAELSGKIVKVLVKDEEAVEFGQPLFMVDPQG encoded by the coding sequence ATGTCCGATTCCAAGTCGACTTCCAGCAATGTTTTCAACGTCGAGACGGTTCGCTCGCTTGTTGAACTGATGAAGCAGCACGACCTGAGCGAACTTGATCTTCGCGAAGGGGACCAGAAAATCTCGCTCAAGCGTGGTAGCCAGGCCCCCATTTATGCCGCTCCGGCTCCGATGGCTGCCCCAATGCAGGCCGCTCCGGCACCTGCCGCAGCTCCCGCTCCTGCCGGTTCCGGTGGTGGCGAAGCTGCTCCTGCCGCCGACTCGCACCTGGTGGCGATCAAAAGCCCGATGGTCGGCACGTTCTATTCGCGACCAAAGCCAGATGCCGACTCATTCGCTCGAATTGGCGACCACGTGTCGGACGATTCAGTCGTCTGCATCATCGAAGCGATGAAGGTCTTCAACGAAATCAAAGCGGAACTTTCTGGCAAGATCGTCAAAGTTCTGGTCAAAGACGAAGAAGCGGTCGAATTTGGTCAACCGCTGTTCATGGTCGATCCCCAAGGTTAA
- a CDS encoding tol-pal system YbgF family protein, giving the protein MTCTHRIAVIALLTIMVMAGCDSRKVIRPQVDNTQANISTDAGSSKQFVDQALNYLSDLDRYPAGRVKVEVLQRMNRWLMSQKLDPTWKPDPMVEQLPDEIRSLPRMQDLESRYFLDQPAQFPEAIFRGSEFDFLVGTYWAKTISDWIRDTKIPPADIQAFLNAQKNQTLDEGQTNDLGLAYLLFDWTVRHIHPVRPLEFEEGKFARGTSRDVWNAIQLNEGDAQERARVFIHLCRQQGLDAVMVQFGDKDPQVVGVAIGSELFLFDMAYALPISLADGSGIQRLSQLVDNPEALQAMASENYKYPVTVEDLKNVTLLIEAPSTSLTQATDLLEGVLSGDSTLKVHVQPSSIKDRLASFKGVSDVQLWTVPFEAEQAIAKRLSDTTLGPLYQVERFIYDTMTPFSTARNLQLLCRFRDEAQSKGARSMLMDARIMERQFRVALPNEQLGMLKAAGMDLPDDPKVQQFFLDRVRKNVLLWRELASFNLGVIALSDNEYESAIDYFENRTLAEFPDTRFKYAASYGIGRSAEALARDDEDAEMAQKAYDFYTDDDDVLSPYRRGNALLAERLPLLEKKSKPAEPAEADPASETAGNEQENPSDTLAETSEAKTESEESDEK; this is encoded by the coding sequence ATGACTTGCACTCATCGAATCGCTGTCATCGCTTTGCTGACCATCATGGTGATGGCTGGCTGTGATAGTCGCAAAGTTATTCGCCCTCAAGTCGACAATACTCAAGCGAATATCTCGACCGATGCCGGAAGCTCGAAACAGTTCGTCGATCAGGCACTGAACTACCTGAGCGATCTCGATCGTTACCCCGCAGGTCGCGTCAAAGTTGAAGTGCTTCAGCGAATGAATCGCTGGTTGATGTCGCAAAAGTTAGATCCGACCTGGAAACCTGATCCCATGGTCGAGCAACTCCCGGATGAGATCCGCAGCCTGCCGCGGATGCAAGACTTAGAGAGTCGCTACTTCTTGGATCAGCCAGCGCAATTTCCCGAAGCGATTTTTCGTGGAAGCGAGTTCGATTTCCTCGTAGGTACCTACTGGGCGAAAACGATCTCGGATTGGATTCGGGATACGAAGATTCCTCCCGCCGACATTCAGGCATTTCTAAATGCACAAAAAAATCAGACGCTCGACGAGGGGCAAACGAACGATCTTGGGTTGGCCTACTTATTGTTTGACTGGACAGTCCGACACATTCACCCGGTTCGTCCCTTGGAATTTGAGGAAGGCAAGTTCGCGCGCGGCACAAGTCGCGATGTTTGGAATGCCATTCAGCTGAACGAAGGAGACGCCCAGGAACGAGCCCGGGTTTTTATCCACCTTTGTCGCCAGCAAGGACTCGACGCAGTGATGGTTCAGTTCGGCGACAAGGATCCGCAAGTTGTTGGTGTTGCCATTGGATCAGAACTGTTTTTGTTTGATATGGCATACGCACTTCCCATCTCACTCGCCGATGGGAGCGGTATTCAAAGGCTTTCGCAACTTGTTGATAACCCGGAAGCCCTTCAGGCAATGGCTTCCGAGAACTACAAATATCCGGTCACTGTGGAAGACCTGAAGAACGTCACGCTGTTGATCGAAGCACCTTCGACGTCTCTGACCCAGGCAACCGACTTGCTGGAAGGTGTTCTGTCTGGTGACTCGACTTTAAAGGTTCACGTTCAACCGTCTTCGATCAAAGATCGACTAGCGAGCTTTAAGGGGGTAAGCGACGTTCAATTGTGGACCGTTCCGTTCGAAGCGGAACAGGCTATCGCCAAACGTCTTTCCGACACAACGCTTGGGCCGCTCTATCAAGTCGAACGATTCATCTACGACACCATGACGCCATTTTCGACTGCTCGCAATTTGCAGCTCCTCTGTCGTTTCCGAGACGAGGCGCAAAGCAAAGGGGCTCGGTCGATGCTGATGGATGCGCGCATCATGGAACGGCAATTCCGCGTCGCACTTCCCAACGAACAACTCGGAATGCTGAAAGCGGCTGGAATGGATCTTCCGGACGACCCGAAAGTCCAGCAGTTCTTTCTAGATCGCGTCCGTAAGAATGTACTCCTCTGGCGAGAACTGGCCAGCTTTAATCTTGGCGTGATCGCGCTCAGCGACAATGAATATGAATCTGCCATCGACTATTTCGAGAATCGAACGCTGGCTGAGTTCCCCGACACACGCTTCAAATATGCGGCAAGCTATGGCATCGGCCGCAGCGCCGAGGCTTTGGCCCGAGATGATGAGGACGCCGAAATGGCTCAGAAAGCATACGACTTCTACACCGATGACGATGATGTCCTCTCGCCATACCGTCGTGGTAACGCACTGCTTGCAGAACGTCTTCCGCTATTGGAAAAGAAATCCAAACCTGCCGAGCCAGCGGAAGCAGATCCGGCCTCGGAAACGGCCGGCAACGAACAGGAGAATCCTTCCGACACACTAGCAGAGACTTCCGAAGCGAAAACCGAATCGGAAGAGTCTGACGAAAAATAG
- a CDS encoding Xaa-Pro peptidase family protein has product MAPARSKSNPRISKLRRAIKQSGADALLVTNFKNVTYLSGFTGEDSYLLVTSREVIVFSDPRFAEQLESECPDFQIDIRQPGTSLLGAVAKAATKAKLQRLAIEGTSMTVHMLGQLSGKLPKVEIKPVNGLVEDLREIKDKTEIAQIRESVAIAEKAFAVAKAGLRGDQSEKEIEAILTYEIQRNGGSGPSFPPIVGVGPRAALPHCKPNMTRIEEDDFVLIDWGADYQFYKSDLTRVLFYGKVPAKMKKMYETCLKAQLAAIDAIKPGAIMADVDKAARSIISKAGWGKYFRHSLGHGIGLDIHESPRLGSLSNRPLEPGMVVTVEPGIYLTGFGGVRIEDDILVTKDGHEVLTNVPKSFEEATISL; this is encoded by the coding sequence ATGGCCCCAGCACGTAGCAAGTCCAATCCTCGCATTTCGAAGCTTCGTCGAGCCATCAAGCAAAGTGGGGCCGATGCACTTCTGGTAACGAACTTTAAGAACGTAACCTACCTGTCAGGCTTCACTGGCGAGGACAGTTATCTGTTGGTGACCTCACGCGAAGTGATCGTGTTCAGCGATCCTCGTTTTGCGGAGCAGCTTGAATCGGAATGTCCCGATTTTCAAATCGACATTCGTCAGCCTGGGACTTCACTTCTTGGGGCAGTCGCCAAAGCCGCTACTAAAGCGAAGCTTCAGCGACTCGCAATCGAAGGTACCTCGATGACCGTTCACATGCTCGGTCAGCTCAGCGGCAAACTACCGAAAGTCGAAATCAAACCAGTAAACGGCTTGGTCGAAGACCTTCGCGAGATTAAAGACAAAACTGAAATCGCTCAAATCCGCGAATCGGTGGCCATTGCCGAAAAGGCATTTGCGGTCGCCAAAGCTGGGCTTCGTGGTGATCAAAGTGAAAAAGAGATCGAGGCGATTCTCACCTACGAAATCCAACGAAACGGCGGGAGCGGTCCGAGCTTTCCGCCAATTGTCGGCGTTGGTCCCCGCGCGGCGTTGCCTCACTGCAAACCGAACATGACCAGAATCGAAGAGGATGACTTCGTTCTGATCGACTGGGGTGCCGACTACCAGTTCTATAAGAGCGATCTAACGCGTGTCCTCTTCTATGGCAAAGTTCCAGCCAAGATGAAGAAGATGTACGAGACTTGTCTAAAAGCTCAACTGGCTGCCATCGATGCTATTAAACCTGGGGCAATCATGGCCGACGTCGACAAAGCAGCTCGCTCGATTATCAGCAAAGCTGGCTGGGGTAAGTATTTTCGGCACTCGTTGGGCCATGGAATCGGGCTCGATATTCACGAATCGCCCCGACTCGGATCACTCAGCAATCGTCCGTTGGAACCAGGCATGGTTGTCACCGTCGAACCTGGTATCTATCTGACCGGCTTCGGCGGCGTCCGCATCGAAGACGACATCCTCGTCACCAAAGATGGACACGAGGTCCTTACCAACGTGCCGAAGTCGTTCGAAGAGGCAACGATTTCACTCTGA
- a CDS encoding HAD family hydrolase yields the protein MKVCLFDIDGTLVSTGMAGKDAMIEAFLKVAELTELEHIFQVSGKTDRGIFAELYELHGKSLNEEAWHKFLDLYLHGLATNLPQRQGLVLEGVTALLAKLSQRDDVLLGLLTGNVEKGAALKLGHYGIHDYFAFGGFGDHHPNRDDVARAALEAAEAFHGQAIPPEDIYVIGDTPNDVKCARAIGAKAVAVATGVFTIEQLEATQPDLLLSNLSDTDAITRFVFGDA from the coding sequence ATGAAAGTTTGTCTTTTCGACATCGACGGTACCCTGGTCTCCACCGGCATGGCAGGAAAGGATGCCATGATCGAGGCTTTCCTGAAGGTGGCTGAGTTAACCGAACTGGAGCACATTTTTCAGGTAAGCGGCAAGACCGATCGCGGCATCTTTGCGGAACTGTACGAACTGCATGGTAAGTCTCTTAACGAAGAAGCCTGGCATAAATTCCTCGATCTTTACCTTCATGGACTCGCTACCAATTTGCCGCAACGGCAGGGCCTTGTGCTGGAAGGGGTGACCGCGTTGCTGGCGAAACTTTCGCAGCGTGACGACGTCTTGCTGGGGTTGCTGACCGGAAATGTCGAAAAAGGGGCAGCCCTGAAGCTGGGGCACTACGGGATTCACGACTATTTCGCGTTTGGTGGCTTCGGCGATCATCACCCGAATCGAGACGATGTGGCTCGTGCTGCTTTGGAAGCAGCCGAGGCATTCCATGGGCAAGCGATTCCGCCTGAAGACATCTATGTCATCGGCGATACGCCTAACGACGTGAAATGTGCTCGAGCCATTGGCGCCAAAGCGGTCGCCGTCGCGACAGGCGTGTTCACCATCGAACAGTTGGAGGCAACCCAGCCAGACCTGTTGCTGTCAAACCTATCCGACACCGACGCGATTACCCGGTTTGTTTTCGGCGACGCCTAG
- a CDS encoding phosphoribosylaminoimidazolesuccinocarboxamide synthase, producing the protein MGLNYPVRQGKVRDVYDLGDRVLLVASDRISAFDYILPTQIPDKGRVLTQMSQYWFETLGIANHLISTDVQQMDLEGDADLAALAGRSTLARKTEVVPIECVVRGYLAGSGWKEYQQSQTVCGISLPEGLNQASKLPEPIFTPATKAESGHDENIPFERMVEIVGAETANLLREKSLAVYEAGAQRALEHGIIIADTKFEWGVVDGEVILIDEVLTPDSSRFWPQDQYAEGMSPPSFDKQFVRDWLEQSGWDKNSDPPQLPDEIVQKTRSKYIEAFERITEQKFPW; encoded by the coding sequence ATGGGTCTTAATTATCCAGTCCGTCAGGGAAAAGTTCGCGACGTCTACGATCTGGGGGATCGCGTCTTATTGGTTGCGTCGGATCGAATTAGTGCCTTCGACTACATTCTGCCGACCCAGATTCCTGACAAAGGCCGCGTTCTGACGCAGATGAGCCAATATTGGTTCGAGACGCTGGGCATTGCCAATCATCTGATTTCAACCGATGTCCAGCAGATGGACTTGGAGGGTGATGCGGATCTTGCCGCGCTGGCTGGTCGTTCGACTTTGGCCCGCAAAACGGAAGTCGTGCCGATCGAATGTGTTGTTCGCGGATATTTGGCTGGCTCTGGCTGGAAAGAATATCAGCAGTCCCAAACGGTTTGTGGAATTAGCCTTCCGGAAGGATTGAATCAGGCTTCGAAGCTTCCAGAGCCCATATTTACGCCAGCCACCAAAGCAGAGTCGGGGCACGACGAGAACATCCCCTTCGAGCGGATGGTAGAAATTGTTGGAGCCGAGACGGCGAACTTGTTACGCGAAAAAAGCTTGGCCGTTTACGAGGCCGGAGCACAACGCGCCTTAGAGCATGGAATTATCATTGCCGACACGAAGTTTGAATGGGGCGTCGTCGATGGCGAGGTGATTTTGATCGACGAAGTACTGACGCCGGACAGCTCACGCTTCTGGCCGCAAGATCAGTATGCCGAAGGAATGAGTCCCCCATCGTTCGACAAACAGTTTGTACGCGATTGGCTGGAACAAAGCGGTTGGGACAAGAACAGTGACCCGCCGCAGTTGCCGGATGAAATCGTGCAGAAAACTCGCTCGAAGTACATAGAAGCCTTCGAGCGAATTACTGAGCAAAAGTTTCCCTGGTAG
- a CDS encoding S1C family serine protease produces the protein MEPTSSSGPPEAANPRSSQPNPVAFLRLFLYCLVAAFFGAWVISYWTTSDKRPVLNPDAEPRTITPRGDLAEDEKSTIELFENSAPSVIFITTSQQVRMYGSAKISEMATGQGSGFVWDEQGHIVTNYHVVKSIANGSGTARVTFADASTYVASIVGSSPEHDLAVLQVNDFQGDAFQPILIGQSSDLQVGQKVFAIGNPFGFDHTLTTGVISGLGRSIEAEDGRQIDDLIQTDAAINPGNSGGPLLDSSGRLIGVNSAIYSPSGAYAGIGFAIPVDTVNSVVTELIRHGQIKRPYLGVRIAPPTINARLGIEGALVAEVVSGSPAESAGFQPTIISDQQQVVLGDLIVAIDDKKVKNFGDIVQKLFDHDVGDKVTVTVVRGLFTEKQREVELTIELQEST, from the coding sequence ATGGAGCCAACATCTTCCAGCGGCCCCCCAGAGGCCGCAAATCCACGTTCGTCGCAGCCCAACCCGGTCGCTTTCCTTAGGCTGTTTCTCTACTGCTTAGTGGCAGCCTTTTTCGGGGCTTGGGTGATCAGCTATTGGACCACGTCCGACAAACGTCCGGTCCTGAACCCCGACGCCGAGCCGCGCACCATTACCCCGCGTGGCGACTTGGCCGAAGACGAGAAATCGACCATCGAGTTGTTCGAGAACTCGGCTCCTTCGGTCATTTTCATTACTACCTCGCAGCAAGTCCGGATGTATGGCAGTGCCAAGATCTCGGAAATGGCGACAGGGCAGGGGAGTGGGTTCGTCTGGGACGAACAGGGACACATCGTCACCAACTACCACGTTGTCAAATCGATCGCGAATGGCTCAGGGACCGCTCGGGTCACGTTCGCCGACGCATCGACGTACGTTGCTTCAATTGTTGGCTCGTCCCCAGAACATGATCTAGCCGTCCTTCAAGTCAACGACTTTCAAGGGGATGCCTTTCAACCGATCCTGATCGGTCAATCGTCTGACCTTCAAGTGGGACAAAAGGTCTTCGCCATCGGAAATCCGTTCGGCTTCGATCACACTCTGACGACCGGGGTGATCAGTGGCCTTGGCCGTTCGATCGAAGCGGAAGATGGCCGACAGATCGACGATCTGATCCAAACCGACGCCGCCATTAACCCTGGCAACAGCGGTGGTCCATTGCTGGATAGCAGTGGTCGGCTGATCGGTGTGAACTCTGCCATTTACAGCCCTAGCGGTGCGTACGCCGGAATCGGTTTTGCCATTCCCGTCGATACGGTTAATTCCGTGGTGACCGAACTCATCCGTCACGGGCAGATCAAACGTCCCTATTTAGGCGTCCGGATCGCGCCCCCCACTATTAACGCTCGCCTTGGAATCGAAGGGGCACTCGTAGCGGAAGTCGTTTCCGGAAGTCCTGCCGAATCGGCCGGTTTTCAGCCCACCATTATTTCCGATCAACAACAAGTTGTGTTGGGTGATTTGATCGTGGCAATCGACGACAAGAAAGTCAAAAACTTCGGCGACATCGTCCAGAAGCTATTCGACCACGACGTCGGAGATAAGGTAACAGTGACCGTCGTCCGCGGACTATTCACCGAAAAACAGCGGGAAGTCGAACTTACGATCGAGTTACAAGAATCGACCTGA
- the kdsA gene encoding 3-deoxy-8-phosphooctulonate synthase — protein MNPSATTTSTFSLNTEGKLLLIAGPCVLESRDLAFQIAEQICEIAQRYPVQYVFKASFDKANRTSIHSYRGLGLQDGLKLLEAVRNEFNVPVTTDFHESQQAAAVGEVCDILQVPAFLARQTDLLVAAAQTGKTVNVKKGQFMAPWDMKHVVEKLREAGAHETLLTERGTFFGYGRLVNDMRSLPQMRSLGVPVVFDATHSVQEPGGLGSQTGGNREMVKPLAMAAAAMGIDGLFLETHPNPDQSPSDGPNMVPLAEMESLIKRVLAVRDAAQG, from the coding sequence TTGAACCCATCGGCCACCACAACCTCGACGTTTTCCCTTAATACCGAAGGGAAACTGCTTCTTATTGCTGGACCGTGCGTCCTTGAGTCGCGCGACTTGGCATTTCAAATCGCGGAACAAATCTGTGAAATCGCCCAGCGGTATCCTGTTCAATACGTTTTCAAAGCGTCATTCGATAAAGCGAACCGTACTAGCATTCATTCGTATAGAGGTTTAGGCCTGCAAGATGGCCTGAAACTTCTCGAAGCCGTTCGTAACGAATTCAATGTCCCTGTCACGACCGACTTTCATGAGTCGCAACAAGCGGCGGCCGTCGGTGAAGTGTGTGACATCCTTCAAGTGCCCGCGTTCCTTGCTCGGCAAACCGATCTCCTCGTTGCCGCAGCTCAGACCGGCAAAACGGTTAACGTGAAGAAGGGGCAATTCATGGCCCCTTGGGACATGAAACATGTCGTCGAAAAGCTTCGTGAGGCTGGTGCCCACGAAACATTGCTGACCGAGCGAGGGACATTCTTCGGTTACGGCCGGCTTGTCAACGACATGCGAAGTCTTCCGCAGATGCGATCGCTTGGCGTTCCGGTGGTATTCGACGCGACGCACAGCGTCCAAGAGCCTGGCGGGCTTGGCAGTCAAACCGGCGGTAACCGAGAAATGGTAAAGCCACTTGCGATGGCTGCCGCGGCAATGGGCATTGATGGCTTGTTCCTGGAAACGCATCCCAATCCGGATCAATCTCCGAGCGACGGCCCGAACATGGTGCCGCTGGCGGAAATGGAATCCTTAATCAAACGTGTATTGGCGGTTCGCGACGCGGCCCAAGGTTAA
- a CDS encoding DUF1080 domain-containing protein → MTLHRAFLAFLLISSLVVGPAWALDSSPKKDEKPAAKEEKKDAKSKEASKPSRKEKDKDKPSAQKSSPKEAKPAKPPKKQAKEGMSPSDKPAEKKDVDKKRTEKKGDQKKESAEKKSAAKDDSQEAAPKKEMKSEPKKEAPKKNEPTPAKKPQPKEDKKEVESADKPEPRIPPQMDRKEEAKPEPKEESKPAPKPEPKPQPKPQPKPDPKKLAYTDPSEVDEDFAFQGEYYGKLILPGGIVEKTGIQVIARGGGNFVARQLRGGLPGNGWRNDAKIDLNGKRDGNILVLSQGGYEVTIVNDKAVVTNAAGKTLGVLNKVQRRSELLGLKPTSGATVLFDGKPETGFLNAKINDKGELQIGTITKDPVQDFRMHLEFRLPYMPYATGQARSNSGLYIQESYEVQILDSFGLPGEFNECGSLYRTKSPDVNMCFPPLSWQTYDVYFTAARFDDAGKKIAPARITVQHNGILVQDNFLIPNKTGAGKQETPEPRPIKLQDHGNPVVFRNIWIEYLGGDTVTSEDASASENLPTPAKR, encoded by the coding sequence ATGACTTTGCATCGTGCGTTTCTTGCTTTCCTTCTCATTTCCTCACTAGTCGTCGGACCTGCTTGGGCACTCGATTCTTCCCCTAAAAAGGATGAGAAGCCGGCTGCTAAAGAAGAAAAGAAAGACGCCAAAAGCAAAGAAGCATCAAAGCCATCTCGTAAAGAAAAAGACAAGGATAAACCGTCTGCGCAAAAGTCTTCCCCAAAAGAAGCCAAGCCTGCAAAGCCACCAAAAAAACAAGCCAAAGAAGGGATGTCGCCCTCGGACAAACCTGCCGAAAAGAAGGACGTTGATAAGAAACGCACCGAGAAGAAAGGCGATCAAAAGAAAGAATCGGCAGAGAAAAAGTCGGCCGCTAAAGACGACTCCCAAGAGGCTGCTCCGAAAAAGGAAATGAAGTCGGAGCCCAAGAAGGAAGCCCCCAAGAAAAACGAACCAACTCCGGCGAAGAAACCGCAACCTAAAGAAGACAAAAAGGAAGTGGAATCGGCTGATAAGCCAGAGCCGAGAATTCCTCCGCAAATGGACCGGAAGGAAGAAGCTAAACCAGAACCCAAGGAAGAATCGAAACCGGCCCCGAAACCAGAACCTAAGCCGCAGCCCAAACCGCAACCGAAGCCCGATCCCAAAAAGTTGGCTTATACCGACCCGAGCGAAGTGGACGAAGATTTCGCGTTCCAAGGGGAATACTACGGCAAGCTAATTCTGCCTGGCGGTATCGTCGAGAAAACCGGTATTCAGGTGATCGCACGGGGTGGCGGGAATTTTGTTGCTCGTCAGCTACGCGGTGGGCTGCCAGGCAACGGCTGGCGAAACGACGCGAAGATTGACCTAAACGGGAAGCGAGACGGTAACATCCTCGTGCTCAGCCAAGGCGGCTACGAAGTCACGATCGTTAACGATAAAGCGGTCGTGACCAACGCCGCTGGAAAGACGTTGGGCGTCCTCAACAAAGTTCAGCGACGCAGCGAATTGCTTGGCCTCAAACCGACCTCAGGGGCCACGGTACTCTTCGATGGCAAGCCTGAAACAGGCTTCCTGAACGCCAAGATCAACGATAAAGGGGAACTGCAGATCGGAACGATCACAAAGGACCCTGTCCAAGACTTCCGCATGCATTTAGAGTTTCGCCTTCCCTACATGCCGTACGCGACCGGGCAGGCACGTTCCAATAGCGGGCTCTACATCCAAGAGAGTTATGAAGTTCAGATCCTCGATTCGTTCGGGCTTCCTGGCGAATTCAATGAATGCGGATCGCTCTATCGCACGAAAAGCCCTGACGTCAACATGTGCTTTCCTCCACTCTCGTGGCAAACGTACGATGTCTACTTCACCGCTGCTCGCTTTGATGACGCAGGCAAAAAGATTGCTCCGGCTCGAATCACCGTTCAGCACAATGGGATCCTAGTTCAAGACAATTTCCTGATCCCTAATAAGACCGGCGCCGGCAAACAGGAAACTCCCGAGCCACGACCGATCAAGTTGCAAGACCACGGAAACCCTGTGGTGTTTCGCAACATTTGGATCGAATACCTAGGTGGCGATACCGTGACATCGGAAGACGCTTCCGCCAGCGAGAATCTTCCGACTCCAGCCAAGCGATAA
- a CDS encoding SpoIIE family protein phosphatase, producing MSSYLVALNGPDSGKKFVLTGEEYTLGRHPDCDIVVEVGAVSRYHAKVSKSDAGYRVADLGSRNGTFVNDEQIAKPHLLQPGDTIRICDISFGFKREEEKPSPNETVGLRADGPGAFGTVMVDDDGATSTIMSKFEVSSHSGSVHLTASPEVKLNALLEITRGLTGTLSMDEVLPQVLDGLFRIFLQADRGFIILMDDSGKMVPRWTKARREGDEEEIRISRTIVKHVMQTREAVLSADAAADSRFEMSQSITDFKIRSIMCAPLVNADDEVIGVIQIDTLDQRKRFQKEDLEVAVSVGMQAAAAIERAQLHDAAIRQISFQRDLHAANQVQIGFLPSEEPKLEGYRFYHYYLAANSVGGDYYDYIPLPDGGTAILVGDVVGHGIAASLMMAKLSAEARYCLASMPDPQQAAFHLNNNFAAATPADKFVTLAIAILHPQSNEITLINAGHNPPILRKPNGECQMIAEEEIGLPLGIMEDMEYEIARFTLQPGEMLFIYTDGINEAMNSQGDQFGMDRMLECVSRPTDDVEVCSKAIIDGCREFMGDSPQYDDMCMVTIQRQA from the coding sequence ATGTCCAGCTACCTCGTCGCACTGAATGGCCCAGATTCCGGCAAGAAATTTGTTTTGACCGGAGAAGAATACACGCTCGGACGCCACCCCGATTGCGATATCGTCGTTGAAGTGGGCGCGGTAAGTCGGTACCACGCTAAAGTAAGTAAATCGGACGCCGGTTATCGTGTTGCAGACCTAGGCAGTCGCAACGGAACATTTGTTAACGACGAGCAAATCGCCAAACCGCATCTCCTTCAGCCAGGCGATACCATCCGAATTTGTGATATCTCATTCGGATTCAAGCGTGAAGAAGAAAAACCATCGCCCAACGAGACGGTAGGGCTTCGTGCCGACGGTCCCGGCGCATTTGGCACCGTGATGGTCGACGACGACGGCGCGACTTCCACAATTATGTCGAAGTTCGAGGTTTCATCGCATTCCGGTTCCGTGCATCTAACAGCTAGTCCCGAGGTTAAGCTGAACGCGTTGTTAGAGATTACGCGGGGACTAACCGGCACGCTTTCCATGGATGAAGTGTTGCCACAAGTTTTGGACGGACTTTTCCGCATCTTCCTTCAGGCTGACCGCGGATTCATCATTTTGATGGACGATTCCGGCAAGATGGTTCCCCGCTGGACAAAGGCTCGGCGTGAGGGTGACGAGGAAGAAATTCGCATTAGCCGGACGATCGTCAAGCACGTAATGCAAACGCGTGAAGCGGTCCTTTCGGCGGACGCTGCTGCTGACTCGCGGTTTGAGATGAGTCAGAGTATTACCGACTTCAAGATTCGTTCGATCATGTGTGCTCCGCTGGTGAATGCGGATGATGAAGTGATCGGCGTGATCCAGATTGATACCCTCGATCAGCGCAAGCGATTCCAAAAAGAAGACCTGGAAGTTGCCGTCAGCGTCGGAATGCAAGCCGCAGCGGCGATTGAACGGGCCCAGTTGCACGATGCGGCGATTCGCCAGATCTCTTTTCAGCGAGATCTTCACGCGGCGAATCAGGTTCAGATTGGCTTTTTGCCCTCGGAAGAACCTAAGCTCGAGGGATACCGCTTCTATCACTATTATCTAGCAGCGAATTCGGTCGGCGGTGACTATTACGACTACATTCCGCTTCCGGATGGCGGCACGGCGATCTTGGTTGGTGACGTGGTCGGGCACGGGATTGCGGCTTCATTGATGATGGCCAAGCTGTCGGCCGAAGCCCGGTATTGCCTGGCATCCATGCCTGATCCGCAGCAGGCAGCATTTCACTTGAACAACAATTTTGCCGCCGCAACACCGGCAGATAAGTTCGTCACGTTAGCGATTGCCATCCTGCATCCGCAGTCGAACGAAATCACGCTGATCAATGCTGGGCATAATCCGCCGATCTTGCGAAAGCCCAATGGCGAATGCCAGATGATTGCGGAAGAAGAAATTGGGCTGCCGTTAGGCATCATGGAAGACATGGAGTACGAAATCGCCCGATTCACGCTTCAACCCGGCGAGATGCTCTTCATTTACACCGATGGGATCAACGAAGCGATGAATTCGCAAGGCGATCAGTTCGGTATGGATCGTATGCTTGAGTGTGTTTCTCGCCCTACCGATGACGTCGAGGTTTGCAGCAAAGCGATCATCGATGGCTGCCGCGAATTCATGGGCGACAGCCCGCAGTACGACGACATGTGCATGGTCACCATCCAGCGCCAAGCATAG